The Megalobrama amblycephala isolate DHTTF-2021 linkage group LG7, ASM1881202v1, whole genome shotgun sequence genome window below encodes:
- the si:dkey-256e7.8 gene encoding 227 kDa spindle- and centromere-associated protein — protein MEKCRFSDGSLPCGLNSDPDMQANEGGGRDHSNVMDSRSKATTDLKDTLRKLSNTMVPHEEDNLILNKKENKARKHEASCHDYSLTAKPTRQCPFEIYLQKCTQLEKENLEVKKKLKKTETYSKECTTELQRFVKRFKEFKNINKDLDSKNKHLLIKNQQMRQRITEVLKQNRPQSTDLRVPKCCEHHCQEKQQLRETVVVLKEGLENLTEPVESQRLKEDSESIKERKIVTRLQQENQTLRERLDHNCQVIKDTESRAERVQQELDELECCLLTVQTERNLLRQEVKRLHKEYISLTNSISLQLKGNNKAAGLTGFSGKPHESNALQSTIPV, from the coding sequence ATGGAGAAGTGCAGATTTTCAGATGGTAGTTTACCATGTGGGTTAAATTCTGACCCTGACATGCAAGCAAATGAAGGTGGAGGAAGAGACCATTCCAATGTTATGGACAGCAGGTCTAAAGCAACCACTGATCTTAAAGACACTCTGCGGAAACTGAGCAATACAATGGTGCCTCATGAGGAGGACAACTTAATACTGaacaagaaagaaaataaagccAGGAAACACGAAGCAAGCTGCCATGACTACAGTCTTACAGCTAAGCCAACTCGTCAATGTCCTTTTGAGATTTATTTACAAAAGTGCACGCAATTAGAGAAGGAAAACCTAGAGGTTAAGAAGAAGCTTAAAAAGACGGAGACGTATTCCAAGGAATGCACAACAGAGCTGCAGAGATTTGTGAAGAGGTTTAAAGagtttaaaaacataaacaaagaccTGGACTCGAAGAACAAACACCTTCTCATTAAAAACCAGCAAATGAGGCAAAGAATTACAGAGGTCTTAAAGCAGAACAGACCTCAGTCCACAGATCTGAGAGTCCCCAAATGCTGTGAACACCACTGTCAGGAGAAGCAGCAACTAAGAGAAACAGTTGTTGTGCTCAAAGAGGGGCTAGAGAACTTAACAGAACCAGTCGAATCTCAAAGATTGAAAGAGGATTCAGAAAGTATCAAAGAGAGGAAGATTGTAACTCGGCTACAACAGGAAAACCAAACTCTAAGAGAGAGACTGGACCACAACTGTCAGGTCATAAAAGATACTGAAAGTAGAGCCGAGAGAGTTCAGCAGGAGCTGGATGAGCTCGAGTGTTGTCTGCTCACTGTACAGACTGAGAGAAATCTACTGCGACAGGAAGTAAAGAGGCTCCATAAGGAATATATCAGTCTTACTAACAGCATCTCACTGCAGCTGAAAGGAAACAACAAAGCTGCCGGTCTCACAGGGTTTTCAGGGAAACCCCATGAGAGCAATGCTTTACAGTCCACCATACCAGTTTAG
- the pdlim3a gene encoding PDZ and LIM domain protein 3a — protein sequence MAFTVVLDGPAPWGFRLIGGRDFSQPLTVAKISPGSKASRVNLSPGDIILAIDGVSALNMMHSDAQNLIKDATFQLTLTVERPETKLWSPNITEDNITNPFKMNLEAERQEYRPIGTGHNRRASPFVAAANIDETRQVVSPTYNSPIGLYSSGNIQDALQGQLKGLIHNKPESPRKLSNIEDSDVYRMLQRNQDEDEPHEPRQSGSFKALQSFINSEGTRPLVTRKVRAPMTKPSPAGNLHKLPMCDKCGNGIVGTVVKVQDKFRHPDCFVCTECEENLKQKGYYFIDDELYCETHAHARAKPPESPDL from the exons ATGGCGTTCACTGTTGTGCTGGATGGACCCGCACCGTGGGGCTTTCGACTTATTGGAGGACGGGACTTCAGCCAACCCCTCACCGTCGCcaaa atATCACCAGGAAGTAAAGCTTCCAGAGTCAACCTCTCTCCTGGAGACATCATCTTAGCGATAGATGGAGTTTCTGCATTAAACATGATGCACTCTGATGCTCAGAATCTAATCAAGGATGCCACCTTTCAGCTCACACTTACTGTtgagag ACCAGAGACTAAGCTGTGGTCACCAAATATCACTGAAGACAACATAACCAATCCATTTAAAATGAACCTAGAGGCAGAGAGACAA GAGTACAGACCAATAGGAACAGGCCATAATCGAAGGGCTTCACCCTTTGTGGCTGCAGCCAACATCGATGAAACGCGTCAGGTGGTGAGTCCAACCTACAACTCCCCTATTGGCCTTTACTCTTCAGGCAATATCCAGGATGCCTTGCAAGGACAACTCAAGGGACTCATCCATAACAAACCAGAAAG TCCCAGGAAGCTTAGCAATATAGAGGATTCAGATGTCTATCGGATGCTGCAGAGAAATCAAGATGAGGACGAACCCCACGAACCACGACAGTCTGGATCCTTTAAAGCCTTACAAAGCTTTATCAACAGTGAGG GTACACGTCCATTAGTGACAAGGAAAGTTCGTGCCCCCATGACCAAGCCATCTCCTGCGGGGAACTTGCACAAGTTACCAATGTGTGATAAGTGTGGTAACGGCATAGT TGGGACGGTTGTGAAGGTTCAGGATAAGTTTCGTCACCCTGACTGTTTTGTGTGCACAGAATGTGAGGAAAACCTAAAGCAGAAAGGATACTACTTCATAGATGATGAGCTGTACTGTGAAACCCATGCTCATGCCCGGGCCAAACCTCCTGAGAGTCCAGACCTCTGA